The following are encoded together in the Scytonema millei VB511283 genome:
- a CDS encoding hybrid sensor histidine kinase/response regulator — MLPEQQQRILGYFLEEANDHLNTIEQGLLNLQSTLADSEMVNEIFRAAHSIKGGAAMLGLNSIQRTAHRLEDFFKILKECPSIQIEQTLESLFLQVFDNLKALLEQLQNGSNLSDGEASRLMAEVEPVFAALEHQLSVLVGQAGGSMHPDELPMPAVTADAQAAIASAFEYSVPETLRELLQLFKQPETSQTRQELQACCTRLAEMGVEYDLSGWLTLCETAAGAIANADNSYRTLAPVIIRELKQAQELILAHRADEIIICEQLQSLSINTFLLDWEENNSNSFELNENQFTENSLVLGADIFTPPAIVDNEVKIAFSTEEQLDNLSDDDALSSLFTPKSDSNNQLWQETTDLLDVINDRSDDISLQDIESPSSISSEETLALNNLFTEAQDISLNSIDEEPAFLNLFSAPTAGLDDVTSLEATHPTDNSENVNINQLWTEETQSLPQLETLGSEAVVDSSVEAIADTEIQLELSNELAMSDDLIAFVPQVESELTESEFDLAAIAYPASVTPIFTINADNDVTESLTEWNHEIEAVELNCDLVPEIDNNLCLETDNIAPKINEGWDDSNVGQLELGFSSMESSSELSFGTESSLELLTSIADDRNPDFMAGWDTGNQALEMGFDSTEMELGESLALTTDSSLELDESCGLAADSSPSLELGESCGLAADSSPSLELGTNLDLTTDSSHSWELGDGFGLAADSSLELGESLDLTTDFSHSLELGESFGLDADSSLELGENRDLEADSSSELGNELDLTIDSSLELGDGFGLEANSNLELCNELGLETEANSQWDDSSGIPKSEWDSDELGFDSTADLLTSPTSEEIALTNIDSSFMQAESTDEVPIEDTASIAQWDAGNETLEIGFDSATIELDDTLNSELESDRDLLTNESLTTADDFSSAELMTGWDTSSEALEIGVDSTTIELSDSTSFDASNLELFTQSASVPVDEESTTPVTTWDVGEDDENITPSTTWNVGEAELGLDFDSNQTENEELPSFELEPSLELGDNFNLVAENLVVETSTEDTESLAQSDTGSETLEMGFDSATVEETVEELDNSFNIELEPSSDLLTDTSLTATDDFSSTELMVDWDTGSDIDDESSITSAAWDVGETELSLASDLTQTENEDILSFELEPSLELGDNFDFMAEMAESDAELFSTSTADIIDENITELMSVVESICQDTTENDVLLGEAQADFLADSQLATDDDFPELNALLHEEESVTNAIATAEALLDLSSSPIVPAIESPTTTPPSSDDDFGDLDLLLQETPKVAAATTTAPSSDDFGDLEQLLHKSPAKTTNVVAPQPAPAATQPAAASPSPRRPAFEQMMRVPVKQLDSIGNMVGELVVYRNSLEQDQERLRQFLDNLLHQVQQLGDVGTRMQELYERSLLEASLLNSRQAGKLISVPDGNSASVEERHATGVNFDALEMDRFTGFHTLAQEMIELIVRVREASSDIEFVTGETEQVARNFRQVTTHLQEGITRSRMVPFSQIAERLPRAVRDIALKYGKQAELQVEGNETLIDKGLLEQLYDPMTHLVNNAITHGIETPDERTAKGKAAAGKITIRAFHQGNQTVITVSDNGAGIDPEKVKAKAIANGLITSAEADSMDRLDVFNLIFQPGFSTKEQVDQFAGRGIGMDVVLTSLKQMRGTIHTDSTLGKGTTFTIRLPLTLSICKALCCVSDKARIAFPMDGVEQMIDIPLNDIVTNAEGQTCIPWRDSLLPFRPLKELLGFTRQLGRGSIYGSSRDDNAISIVILRSADTFFALQVDQVLGEQEIVIKQFEAPAPKPVGIAGATILGDGRIVPIADVLELIDLSVGRIQKDGRGTVWSPRHIPAPPIPAAPVKTEPLVLIIDDSITVRELLSMTFTNAGYRVEQARDGQEAWDKLRDGLPCDLVFCDIEMPRMDGLELLSRMQKEERLSQLPIAMLTSRGSDRHRQMALQLGASGYFTKPYLEEALLDGAQRMLKGEVLIAVSNASSM, encoded by the coding sequence ATGCTGCCGGAACAACAACAGCGGATTTTGGGCTATTTTCTCGAAGAAGCCAACGACCACCTAAATACGATTGAGCAAGGCTTGTTAAATCTGCAAAGTACGCTTGCAGATTCGGAGATGGTAAATGAAATCTTTCGAGCTGCTCACTCAATTAAAGGGGGAGCAGCAATGCTGGGGCTGAATAGCATCCAGCGTACAGCTCACCGCTTGGAAGATTTTTTCAAAATTTTGAAAGAGTGTCCGTCGATTCAGATCGAGCAAACTCTAGAATCATTATTTTTGCAAGTTTTCGATAATTTAAAGGCACTTTTGGAGCAACTTCAAAATGGCTCTAACTTAAGCGATGGTGAAGCCAGTCGGTTAATGGCAGAAGTCGAACCAGTGTTTGCTGCTCTGGAACATCAACTATCTGTACTTGTGGGACAAGCTGGTGGTAGTATGCATCCAGATGAATTACCCATGCCTGCGGTTACTGCGGATGCGCAAGCAGCGATCGCATCCGCTTTTGAGTACAGCGTCCCAGAAACACTCAGAGAGTTGTTACAACTATTTAAGCAGCCGGAGACATCTCAAACGCGCCAAGAACTTCAGGCGTGCTGTACCCGACTCGCTGAGATGGGAGTGGAATATGACTTATCTGGCTGGTTGACGTTGTGCGAAACAGCAGCAGGAGCGATCGCCAATGCCGACAACTCTTATCGTACTCTTGCTCCAGTCATTATTCGCGAACTCAAACAAGCACAGGAACTCATTCTCGCTCACCGTGCAGATGAAATTATCATCTGCGAACAATTGCAATCGTTGTCGATTAATACTTTCTTACTGGATTGGGAAGAAAACAATAGCAATAGTTTTGAGTTAAACGAGAATCAGTTTACTGAAAATTCTCTCGTTTTAGGAGCGGATATCTTCACACCTCCTGCGATTGTTGATAATGAAGTCAAAATAGCATTCTCTACAGAAGAACAACTGGACAACTTGTCAGATGATGACGCTCTTAGCAGCTTATTTACTCCCAAGTCGGACAGCAATAATCAACTTTGGCAAGAAACAACCGATCTGCTAGATGTCATCAACGATCGCTCTGATGATATCTCGCTTCAAGATATTGAATCGCCATCTTCAATTTCTTCTGAAGAGACTTTAGCGCTCAATAATTTATTTACTGAAGCCCAAGATATTTCTCTAAATTCAATTGACGAAGAACCTGCTTTTTTGAATTTGTTTAGCGCTCCAACAGCAGGTTTAGATGACGTTACATCTCTGGAAGCAACGCATCCCACAGATAATTCAGAAAATGTCAATATAAATCAGTTGTGGACAGAGGAAACTCAGAGCTTACCGCAGCTCGAAACATTAGGCTCCGAAGCTGTTGTCGATAGTTCGGTAGAAGCGATCGCCGATACAGAAATACAGCTTGAACTAAGCAATGAATTGGCTATGTCAGATGACTTGATTGCTTTTGTGCCACAAGTAGAATCTGAGTTGACTGAATCAGAGTTTGATTTAGCCGCGATCGCATATCCAGCAAGTGTAACACCAATATTTACAATCAATGCTGATAATGATGTTACAGAATCATTGACCGAATGGAACCATGAGATTGAAGCAGTAGAATTAAATTGCGATTTAGTTCCTGAAATAGATAATAATTTATGCTTAGAAACTGACAACATTGCTCCTAAGATTAATGAAGGATGGGATGATAGTAATGTAGGGCAGTTAGAACTTGGCTTTTCTTCAATGGAGTCGAGCAGCGAGCTTAGTTTTGGGACTGAATCTAGCTTAGAACTATTGACATCAATAGCCGACGATCGCAATCCAGACTTCATGGCAGGATGGGATACTGGCAACCAAGCCCTAGAGATGGGTTTCGACTCTACAGAAATGGAATTAGGTGAGAGTCTTGCTTTGACAACCGATTCTAGTTTGGAGCTAGATGAAAGTTGTGGTTTAGCAGCTGATTCTAGCCCTAGCCTGGAATTAGGTGAAAGTTGTGGTTTAGCAGCTGATTCTAGCCCTAGCCTGGAATTAGGCACGAACCTTGATTTGACAACTGATTCCAGCCATAGCTGGGAATTAGGTGATGGTTTCGGTTTAGCAGCCGATTCTAGTCTGGAACTAGGCGAGAGCCTTGATTTGACAACCGATTTTAGTCATAGCTTGGAGCTAGGTGAGAGCTTTGGTTTAGACGCTGATTCTAGTCTAGAACTAGGCGAGAATCGCGATTTAGAAGCTGATTCCAGTTCGGAGCTAGGGAACGAGCTTGATTTGACAATCGATTCTAGTTTGGAACTAGGTGATGGTTTCGGTTTAGAAGCCAATTCTAATCTAGAATTATGTAACGAGCTTGGTTTGGAAACAGAAGCTAATTCCCAGTGGGACGACAGTAGTGGCATCCCTAAATCGGAATGGGATAGTGATGAATTAGGCTTTGATAGTACTGCTGATTTATTGACTTCTCCCACTTCAGAAGAGATAGCACTAACAAACATTGATTCTTCTTTTATGCAGGCAGAATCAACAGATGAAGTGCCTATAGAAGATACAGCATCGATCGCACAATGGGATGCTGGTAACGAAACTCTAGAAATAGGCTTTGACTCTGCCACAATCGAGTTAGATGACACTCTCAACTCAGAATTAGAGTCCGATCGCGATCTACTCACCAACGAATCACTAACAACAGCAGACGATTTCAGTAGTGCCGAGCTGATGACAGGGTGGGATACTAGCAGTGAAGCCCTAGAAATCGGGGTTGATTCCACTACGATCGAGTTGAGCGACAGTACCAGTTTTGACGCATCTAACTTAGAGCTATTCACACAATCAGCATCAGTACCTGTTGATGAGGAAAGTACCACTCCTGTTACGACATGGGATGTCGGGGAAGATGATGAAAATATCACTCCTAGTACGACATGGAATGTTGGGGAAGCAGAACTAGGTTTAGATTTTGATAGCAATCAAACTGAGAACGAAGAACTTCCCAGCTTTGAACTCGAACCGAGTTTGGAGTTAGGCGATAACTTTAACTTAGTAGCCGAAAACTTAGTAGTCGAAACTTCTACAGAAGATACAGAATCGCTCGCGCAATCGGATACTGGCAGCGAAACCTTAGAGATGGGCTTTGACTCTGCCACGGTAGAAGAAACGGTAGAAGAATTAGATAATTCTTTCAATATAGAATTAGAGCCTAGCAGCGATTTACTCACCGACACATCGCTGACAGCGACAGACGATTTCAGCAGTACCGAACTGATGGTGGACTGGGACACTGGCAGCGACATAGATGATGAGAGTTCTATTACAAGCGCCGCCTGGGATGTTGGGGAAACAGAATTAAGTTTGGCTAGCGATCTCACTCAAACTGAGAACGAAGATATTCTCAGCTTTGAACTCGAACCGAGTTTGGAGTTGGGCGATAACTTCGATTTCATGGCTGAAATGGCTGAAAGTGATGCCGAGCTATTTTCTACTTCCACTGCGGATATCATCGATGAGAACATTACAGAGCTAATGTCCGTGGTGGAATCTATCTGCCAAGATACAACTGAAAATGATGTCTTGCTAGGAGAAGCCCAAGCAGATTTTCTGGCTGACTCGCAGTTGGCAACAGATGATGATTTTCCCGAACTAAATGCTTTATTGCATGAGGAAGAATCAGTCACAAATGCGATCGCCACGGCAGAAGCTTTATTAGATTTAAGCTCATCTCCAATCGTACCTGCGATCGAGTCACCTACTACCACGCCTCCCAGCAGTGATGATGACTTTGGCGATTTAGACTTACTCTTGCAGGAAACTCCTAAAGTTGCAGCAGCTACTACCACAGCTCCCAGCAGTGATGACTTTGGCGATTTGGAACAGTTATTACACAAGAGTCCGGCGAAAACTACCAACGTAGTTGCACCTCAACCAGCGCCAGCAGCAACGCAACCAGCAGCTGCGTCCCCTAGCCCTCGCCGTCCCGCCTTCGAGCAGATGATGCGCGTGCCAGTAAAGCAACTAGACAGTATTGGTAATATGGTTGGGGAGCTAGTCGTATACCGGAATAGCTTAGAGCAAGATCAAGAAAGGCTGCGGCAGTTCCTCGACAACTTGCTGCACCAAGTCCAGCAGTTGGGTGATGTGGGTACGAGGATGCAGGAACTATACGAGCGATCGCTCTTAGAAGCATCCCTGCTCAATAGTCGTCAGGCAGGAAAACTAATTTCAGTTCCAGATGGCAATTCTGCCTCAGTAGAGGAACGGCACGCTACTGGAGTCAACTTTGACGCACTAGAAATGGATCGCTTTACAGGCTTCCATACCTTAGCACAGGAAATGATCGAGTTGATCGTCAGGGTACGCGAGGCTTCTTCGGATATTGAATTTGTCACGGGTGAAACCGAGCAAGTAGCGCGCAACTTCCGCCAAGTGACAACCCACTTGCAAGAAGGGATCACGCGATCGCGAATGGTTCCCTTCAGTCAAATTGCCGAACGGTTGCCTAGAGCCGTGCGTGACATTGCTCTCAAATACGGCAAGCAAGCAGAACTACAAGTAGAAGGCAACGAGACTTTGATTGACAAGGGGCTTTTAGAGCAACTCTACGACCCCATGACCCACTTAGTCAACAATGCGATTACTCACGGAATTGAAACCCCAGATGAGCGAACTGCTAAAGGCAAAGCTGCGGCTGGCAAAATTACAATTCGCGCTTTTCACCAAGGCAATCAGACTGTAATTACCGTTAGCGATAATGGAGCTGGGATCGATCCAGAAAAAGTGAAGGCAAAAGCGATCGCAAATGGGCTAATTACCTCAGCAGAAGCAGACAGCATGGATCGTTTGGATGTTTTTAACCTGATCTTTCAACCAGGTTTTAGCACCAAAGAGCAAGTAGATCAATTTGCCGGACGAGGTATTGGGATGGATGTGGTGCTGACTAGCCTCAAACAAATGCGGGGTACAATTCACACTGATTCCACTCTGGGCAAGGGAACAACCTTCACGATTCGTCTGCCTCTAACACTGAGTATTTGTAAAGCACTTTGTTGCGTGAGCGATAAGGCTCGCATTGCATTCCCGATGGACGGCGTGGAACAGATGATAGACATTCCCCTGAATGATATCGTCACCAACGCAGAGGGACAGACTTGCATTCCTTGGCGCGATTCCTTGTTACCATTCCGACCCTTAAAAGAATTGCTTGGTTTCACTCGCCAATTAGGTAGAGGTAGCATTTATGGCAGCAGCCGCGACGATAACGCTATTTCAATTGTGATTCTCCGTTCTGCCGATACATTCTTTGCGCTCCAAGTTGACCAAGTGTTAGGCGAACAAGAAATTGTCATTAAACAATTTGAAGCGCCTGCACCCAAGCCCGTGGGAATTGCTGGTGCTACAATTTTGGGGGATGGTCGGATCGTGCCGATCGCAGATGTATTGGAGTTAATCGATCTATCTGTAGGACGGATTCAGAAAGATGGTAGAGGTACTGTTTGGTCGCCCAGACATATTCCTGCACCACCAATACCAGCAGCGCCAGTTAAAACAGAACCATTAGTACTAATTATTGATGATTCGATTACCGTCCGCGAGCTGTTGTCGATGACATTTACCAATGCTGGCTATCGTGTGGAACAAGCGCGTGACGGTCAGGAAGCTTGGGACAAGCTCCGCGATGGTTTACCTTGCGACTTAGTTTTCTGCGACATTGAAATGCCAAGAATGGATGGCTTAGAGTTGCTATCGCGGATGCAAAAAGAGGAGAGATTGAGTCAACTACCAATAGCCATGTTGACATCGCGGGGTTCCGACCGTCACCGCCAAATGGCACTCCAGTTAGGAGCTAGCGGCTACTTCACTAAACCATATTTAGAAGAAGCATTGCTTGATGGCGCTCAGAGAATGCTTAAAGGTGAGGTATTAATTGCTGTTAGTAATGCTAGTAGTATGTAG
- a CDS encoding methyl-accepting chemotaxis protein — protein sequence MTSSTNHEQQYQQAQTAYIQGNYEEAATFVDRLIEDFPTDPNSRLLRGHIYCVLRQYEIAREQYQTVLQLTQDPELIDCAKNGLESVKQYESSEQYSNGRMPASEIENTFLLGADAAEPPDYYATEQSSYSDSPKSFSHQFDSPFAQSHLDSTNVTSSSNSSMPFGNPFVWNQPESNSSEDSNLELSLPDLSQHELSHPQNSDLSHFQFDREFPDRYDLDTENNNISSSERNSIEEFELPESASELLDSGLLSSPLSGSTSSLPAADSHGELNDRASNKAEPAHLASSIPNLQADDTGDRQLSANSGGLVGQFEQAPLAKKQWLTASTVGITSALVVAAVGFGGSMLLKEENRGAVQTTGLAMALVAGATSFASSRFMGRLTLKQIQQTTMDLRGQFNTVRTGNLDARATVYSQDEFGLLASEFNDMLQGIAQITTETQRKAQEQEQAKEELQRQVIRLLDDVEGAARGDLTVQAEVTADVLGAVADSFNLTIQNLREIVGQVKLAARQVSQGSADNETFARALSQDALRQAEELAVTLNSVQVLTDAIQRVAESAREAESVARSASDTAQKGGEAVERTVAGILEIRQTVAETTRKVKRLAESSQEISKIVALISQIASRTNMLALNASIEAARAGEAGRGFAIVADEVRQLADRVAKALKEIEQIVRQIQSETGSVMTAMEEGTQQVIQGTRLAEQAKRSLEDIVQVSNRIDALVGSITADTVQQTETSRAVAAVVQSVELTAQETSREAQRVSGSLQNLVQVAGELQTSVERFRV from the coding sequence ATGACATCAAGTACTAATCACGAGCAGCAATATCAACAAGCTCAAACAGCATACATTCAAGGCAACTATGAGGAAGCGGCTACTTTTGTCGATCGATTGATCGAAGACTTTCCTACCGATCCTAATAGTCGCCTCCTACGAGGTCACATTTACTGCGTTCTTCGGCAGTATGAAATTGCTAGAGAACAATATCAAACTGTATTACAACTGACACAAGATCCAGAACTGATTGATTGTGCGAAAAACGGCTTGGAGTCAGTTAAACAGTACGAAAGTTCGGAGCAGTATAGTAATGGCAGAATGCCAGCATCAGAAATTGAAAATACTTTCTTGTTAGGAGCTGACGCTGCTGAACCACCGGACTACTACGCTACAGAGCAGTCGTCCTATTCAGATTCTCCGAAGTCTTTTTCGCATCAATTTGACAGTCCGTTTGCTCAATCGCATCTCGACAGCACAAATGTTACCAGCAGTAGCAATTCTTCTATGCCTTTTGGCAATCCTTTTGTGTGGAATCAGCCAGAAAGTAATTCATCAGAAGATAGCAATTTAGAGTTGAGTCTACCAGATTTGAGCCAGCACGAGCTTTCTCATCCCCAAAATTCAGACTTGTCTCACTTTCAATTCGATCGCGAGTTTCCCGATCGCTACGATCTTGACACCGAAAACAACAATATTAGTAGCTCTGAACGCAATTCAATCGAAGAGTTTGAACTTCCAGAGTCGGCTTCTGAACTGCTAGATTCTGGATTGTTGTCTTCTCCTCTATCAGGCAGTACCTCCTCCTTACCGGCTGCGGATAGTCACGGCGAATTAAACGACCGCGCTAGCAACAAAGCAGAACCAGCTCATTTGGCATCGTCTATTCCCAATTTGCAAGCGGATGATACAGGCGATCGCCAATTATCTGCCAACAGTGGCGGTTTGGTAGGACAGTTCGAGCAAGCTCCTCTAGCGAAAAAGCAATGGCTGACCGCTAGCACTGTCGGTATTACCTCTGCTTTGGTTGTCGCTGCCGTTGGTTTTGGTGGGTCGATGTTACTGAAGGAGGAAAACCGAGGTGCAGTACAAACCACAGGTCTAGCAATGGCTCTCGTTGCTGGAGCTACAAGTTTTGCTAGTTCGCGCTTCATGGGACGACTGACGCTCAAACAAATTCAACAAACCACAATGGATCTGCGCGGACAATTTAATACCGTGCGGACGGGCAATCTCGATGCTAGAGCTACAGTTTACTCTCAAGATGAGTTTGGACTGTTAGCTTCTGAGTTTAACGATATGCTACAAGGCATTGCTCAAATTACTACAGAAACGCAGCGCAAAGCACAAGAACAAGAACAGGCTAAAGAAGAATTACAACGGCAGGTTATTCGACTACTAGACGATGTAGAAGGTGCGGCAAGGGGAGACTTAACCGTACAGGCTGAAGTCACTGCTGACGTTTTAGGAGCGGTTGCCGACTCGTTTAACTTAACAATTCAAAATCTGCGAGAGATCGTCGGACAAGTAAAACTAGCAGCTCGACAGGTCAGTCAAGGATCTGCCGACAACGAAACATTTGCTCGGGCGCTGTCCCAAGACGCTTTGCGTCAAGCTGAAGAGCTAGCAGTTACGCTTAATTCCGTACAAGTGCTAACAGACGCAATTCAACGGGTAGCAGAATCGGCGAGAGAGGCTGAATCTGTAGCGCGTTCTGCTTCCGACACCGCTCAAAAAGGCGGTGAGGCAGTAGAAAGAACGGTAGCAGGTATTTTAGAGATTCGGCAGACGGTGGCGGAAACCACTCGCAAGGTAAAGCGGCTGGCAGAATCCTCGCAAGAAATTTCTAAGATTGTGGCACTGATCTCTCAAATTGCTTCGCGGACGAATATGTTGGCACTTAATGCCAGTATTGAAGCAGCAAGAGCTGGAGAAGCAGGTCGAGGCTTCGCCATTGTTGCGGATGAGGTACGTCAGCTAGCAGATAGAGTTGCCAAGGCATTGAAAGAAATCGAACAGATCGTAAGGCAAATTCAAAGCGAGACGGGTTCGGTAATGACAGCGATGGAAGAGGGAACTCAACAGGTTATTCAAGGAACGAGGCTAGCCGAACAAGCCAAGCGATCGCTGGAAGACATCGTGCAAGTCTCCAATCGTATTGATGCTTTGGTTGGTTCGATCACTGCTGACACCGTACAACAAACAGAAACCTCTCGCGCCGTGGCAGCTGTGGTACAGTCAGTAGAGTTAACAGCACAAGAAACCTCTCGGGAAGCTCAGCGAGTTTCTGGCTCTCTGCAAAACCTCGTGCAGGTAGCTGGAGAACTACAGACTTCAGTAGAACGCTTCCGAGTGTAG
- a CDS encoding response regulator, with protein sequence MQGNLSEIDIRSILQLIELGQRTGELFVEAYSPSSNVNHADPNFALCHRSSYPRSQCWFIFFLNGQIVYATDGDRSLSRLRDYLRHYRIEIDLEQITTSMFAAHNALEYAYLWTLLEDRVLTPAQARSIIHSIVHETLFDLLSLHQGLFIFEPGVTRSPHLTTLASAALATKIVQQVQAWKQLYPYIQSPDRSLTIADLQGLRQGLPAVTANRLETWIDGKTSLRQLARYLNRDIFTVGRAVYPCVKHGWIQIHTPKITGITTDNPHLSSGIKTLTITCIDDAIAICKTVETILQQQGFTVLSCSDPLQAFSLLFHQPPDLILCDIVMPVLDGYELCAMLRRSSVFRQTPIVMLTGKDGFIDRVKARTVGATDYLTKPFTNSELLMLVEKHLHKKGVRTSHNS encoded by the coding sequence ATGCAGGGTAACTTAAGTGAAATTGATATTCGCAGTATTTTACAACTCATTGAATTAGGACAGCGAACGGGGGAATTGTTTGTTGAAGCCTACAGTCCTTCTAGTAACGTGAATCACGCAGATCCAAACTTTGCCTTGTGTCACAGGAGTTCGTACCCGCGATCGCAGTGTTGGTTTATCTTTTTTCTCAACGGTCAAATCGTCTATGCCACAGATGGCGATCGCAGTTTATCTCGTCTACGCGATTATCTACGACACTATCGAATCGAGATCGACCTAGAGCAAATTACAACTTCTATGTTCGCAGCTCATAACGCTCTAGAGTATGCTTATCTTTGGACATTGCTAGAAGATCGCGTTCTCACCCCTGCTCAAGCTCGTAGCATCATCCACAGCATTGTGCATGAAACCCTGTTCGATCTGTTGAGCTTGCATCAAGGTTTGTTTATTTTCGAGCCAGGAGTTACCCGATCGCCGCACTTGACAACTTTAGCTAGTGCTGCTTTAGCAACCAAGATCGTGCAGCAGGTGCAAGCATGGAAACAGTTATATCCTTATATTCAATCTCCCGATCGCTCTTTGACGATCGCCGATCTTCAAGGATTGCGTCAAGGCTTGCCAGCAGTAACCGCCAATCGACTAGAGACTTGGATAGATGGTAAAACCTCTTTGCGGCAACTAGCACGCTATCTCAATCGAGATATTTTCACCGTAGGCAGAGCGGTTTATCCTTGCGTGAAACACGGTTGGATACAAATTCACACACCAAAAATCACTGGGATAACAACCGATAATCCTCATTTGTCTTCTGGTATCAAAACGCTAACAATCACATGCATCGACGATGCGATCGCTATTTGCAAAACTGTAGAAACTATCCTACAGCAGCAAGGATTTACAGTCTTGAGCTGTAGCGATCCGCTTCAGGCATTTAGTCTGCTGTTTCATCAGCCACCAGATTTAATTCTGTGCGATATTGTCATGCCCGTACTAGATGGCTACGAGCTATGTGCCATGCTGCGCCGCTCCAGCGTCTTCCGGCAAACACCTATTGTCATGCTAACAGGTAAAGACGGATTCATCGATCGCGTCAAAGCCAGAACAGTAGGGGCAACCGACTATCTCACTAAACCTTTCACCAATAGCGAGTTATTAATGCTAGTAGAAAAACACCTGCATAAGAAGGGTGTGAGGACAAGTCACAACTCATAA
- a CDS encoding chemotaxis protein CheW has product MVDLDLSMGADQVQVASEFQQLEIREGELHLRFFVTPTQELALPAIIVREVISAPLDRITPIPNTSSLLLGTINLRGRVIWVADLSQILGESTALNTERPEIPVIAVEEQEILLGLAVDRIVGMEWLSAEKVQQPTQVATSMAPFVRGEWILDEDTHQRLRLLDHKAIISSELWAA; this is encoded by the coding sequence ATGGTAGATCTGGACTTGTCAATGGGTGCTGACCAAGTTCAAGTTGCGTCAGAATTTCAGCAATTAGAGATTCGGGAAGGAGAACTACACCTACGCTTTTTTGTCACACCCACTCAAGAGCTGGCATTGCCAGCAATTATTGTTCGGGAGGTCATCTCAGCTCCTCTCGATCGCATTACACCAATTCCCAATACATCCAGCTTACTCTTGGGCACGATCAACTTACGCGGACGAGTGATCTGGGTAGCTGACCTCAGCCAAATTTTGGGAGAATCAACAGCCTTAAACACAGAGCGACCAGAAATTCCGGTAATTGCCGTAGAAGAGCAAGAAATACTCTTAGGATTGGCAGTCGATCGCATTGTCGGGATGGAATGGCTGAGTGCGGAAAAAGTCCAGCAGCCTACTCAAGTTGCAACCAGTATGGCTCCCTTTGTCCGTGGTGAGTGGATTTTAGATGAAGATACCCATCAGCGTCTTCGACTGCTAGATCACAAGGCAATTATATCGAGCGAACTTTGGGCAGCATGA
- a CDS encoding response regulator transcription factor produces the protein MSTVLVVEDSPTQREIIIDLLQGSGLTVMIATDGMEALEHLQEASCPDLVVLDIVMPRMNGYEVCRKLKTDPKTQNVPVVMCSSKGEEFDRYWGMKQGADAYIVKPFQPKELLATVKQLLRGQG, from the coding sequence ATGAGTACAGTGCTAGTCGTGGAAGATAGTCCTACTCAAAGGGAGATTATTATCGATCTTCTTCAGGGGAGTGGATTGACGGTGATGATAGCCACTGATGGTATGGAGGCTTTAGAGCATTTGCAAGAAGCGTCTTGTCCCGATTTGGTGGTGCTAGATATTGTCATGCCCAGAATGAATGGTTACGAGGTTTGTCGCAAGCTGAAAACCGATCCAAAAACCCAAAATGTTCCAGTGGTGATGTGTTCTTCCAAAGGCGAGGAATTCGATCGCTACTGGGGAATGAAACAGGGCGCAGACGCTTACATTGTCAAACCATTTCAACCAAAAGAATTACTAGCAACAGTTAAACAATTACTGCGAGGGCAAGGGTGA